The genomic interval AAcgacaacataaaaaataacataacataacaacaacgTAACGTAATGTAAcacataatataaaacataacataacgtaaaataacataacaacataaaacATAGCAtgacaacataacataacataacaaaacaaaaatatataacataaaatataaaacaacagcACAGCATAATATAGCATagcataacaacataacataacatagcatagcatagcatagcatagcaaaacataatataacataacataacataacataacataacaacataacataacacgtAGCGCAGTGTAACATAACGTAACGTatcgtaaaaaaacaaaacctagCGTAGCGCAGTGTAACATAACGTAATGTAACGTAACAAAACAAAACCTAGCGTAGCGCAGTGTAACATAACGTAATGTAACGTAACAAAACAAAACCTAGCGTAGCGCAGTGTAACATAACGTAACGTAACAAAACAAAACCTATCGTAGCGCAGTGTAACATAACGTAACGTAACAAAACAAAACCTAGCGTAGCGCAGTGTAACATAACGTAgcgtaaaaaaacaaaacctagCGAAACGCAGTGTAACGTAACGtaatgtaacaaaacaaaacctaGAGTAGCGCAGTGTAACATAACGTAATGTTACGTTACAAAACAAAACCTAGCGTAGCGCAGTATAACATAACGTAACGTAACAAAACAAAACCTAGAGTAGCGCAGTGTAACATAACGTAATGTTACGTTACAAAACAAAACCTAGCGTAGCGCAGTATAACATAACGTAACGTAACAAAACAAAACCTAGCGTAGCGCAGTGTAACATAACGTAGCGTAACAAAACAAAACCTAGCGAAACGCAGTGTAACGTAACGtaatgtaacaaaacaaaacctaGAGTAGCGCAGTGTAACATAACGTAACGTTACGTTACAAAACAAAACCTAGCGTAGCGCAGTATAACATAACGTAACAAAACAAAACCTAGCGTAGCGCAGTGTAACATAACGTAgcgtaacaaaacaaaacataacctAGCGTAACGTAGCGTAGCAAAATGTGACATAACGCAACAAAACAACATaacatagcatagcatagcatataTGAATGATGGTTTCAGAACCACCGATCTGTGAGCGTAAGGAGACAGACGGCATGAAACTTTCTCACTCTCAATGAAGACAGACGGAGAGACTCATCTGTGTCTTCAGATGATGAATCAGTGTTTGACAGCAGGAGGAGACAATAGCTCAATGATGATCAATCACACagagaaaacatttaaagaagaataaaataacaggagaggAAGGCCACTGTTGAAGAAAAACAGACCATCTGCTGTGTTATCAGTGGCCCTGAGGAGGCCTTGCGGAACTGACAGGTGAGGACACAATTCATTAAAgacaacagagaaagagagagtgaataCAGAGAGGAgtaaatactgtgtgtgtgtgagagagagagagagagagagagagagagagagagagagagagagagagagagagagagtgtgtgtgtgtgagcatctgAGCAGCTTAAAAGATTGAGAGGGGATCAGTGACGACAcatgaagcagacagacagaagaaccgagacacagacacagaggtGTTGAATAACAGAGAACAGTCTGGGTTGAGGTCATGACTCATCACAAACTCTTCACAcaaccagaacacacacacacacacacacactctctctctctctctctctctctctctctctcacacacacacatacacactctctctctctcaaacacacacacacacactctctctctctctctctctctctcacacacacacacacacacactctctctctctctctctctctctcacacacacacacacacacactctctctcacactctctctctctctcacacacacacacacacacacacacacacacacactctctctctctctctctctctcacacacacacacatacacactctctctcacactctctctctctctcacacacacacatacacactctctctctcacacacacacacactctctctttcacacacacacacacacacacacacacacacacacacacacacacacacacactctctctctctctctctttcacacacacacacacacacacacacacacactctctctctctctctcacacacacacatacacactctctctcacacactctctctctcacacacacacacacacacacacacacacactctctctttcacacacacacacacacacacacacacactctctctctctctctctctctttcacacacacacacacacacacacacactctctctttcacacacacacacactctctctctctctctctttcacacacacacacacacacacacactctctctctctctctcacacactctctctctcacacacacacacacacacacacacacacacacacacacacacacactctctctctctctctctttcacacacacacacacacacacacacacacacacacacacacacacacacacactctctctctctctttcacacacacacacacacacacacacactctctctctctctctcacacacacacatacacactctctctcacacactctctctctcacacacacacacacacacacacacacacacacacacacacacacacacacactctctctctctttcacacacacacacacacacacacacacacacacacacacacacacactctctctctctctctctctctttcacacacacacacacacacacacacaaactccttCAGAGAGTCCTCCAGTGATTAGAAACACAGTTTCTCATCAGTGCTGCAGGGTAATGATGtcagtaacatttgatgggggtGGTCCATGAGGCACAGGTCACGAGCTGATGAAACAGAAAAATGACATCTTCACAGTGAGGTCCCATTAGATAACACTGTTACAGCATTATTAGTCACActctttattcatctttgttaacacTAGTTAGCACAAATGTAACTGTTCATTGTTTCATGTCAGCTGGCATCCATTagataatattaacagatacaaacATCATGTTGTGACCTCTAACCTGCTAATCTCTGTCAAATGCGGTGACTATTGTTAATAAAGTCTGAGAttagacagaaacagacacacgGAGGAAGACTCTGCTGATGGGTTCCATTCTTCATCTTCCACAGAACAGACTGAAGATCTCTCCATCGATGGGAAAACATTTAACAGTAGAGGAgaccggggcaagttgtcacactgCTAACTCCACTGAATTTTCCTTTATTAACGGTTCGGTTTTCTGTCAGTAACTTGACCTTAAAGGACTGACTACaaaagctaaaataataataataaatccctattttatgaaaaatgcatgaaaataaagtgagtttatgattaaaataagAGGTAATATCTGTCAGTTGCCAATTTGTTCTGGTTTTATACATATACGCACTTGTTTCTGACACATTTTTTCATAAAACAAGATGTAATGTCTtcagtaaatgtgtcttgatttaagaatctttagcAGCACTTTTTTTGCAGTACAGGCTCTATTCTATCTTAATGTTTAGTGGctcaaatgaacaaaaacagcaacaaaatatgtaacaaatgtcttttttatttagaagacaataaaataagaaaagagACCCAATCCATTCACCCTCAGACAATCTGAAGcattaaaaaagaatataaacCACACAAGACAAGACTTTGAATGAGCAGCAGCGCTTCTGAACTGGTTTAGCTCAGGTCTCAGGCCTGATCTTTAGTCAGATCTGAGCTCAGTGTTTATGTGAAACTGAAAGGTTGAGCAGCTGTGCTTATTAAGCTTTCAATTAATTATAAAACAGCAAAAGTGAAGAAGCTTTGAGGTTTTGTACAATCGCACATCTGCTTCATTAGGAACGGAGTGTTCAGACATACACTAGTGTTcaaaacttcataatgttactgacagtctcttctgctcaccgaggctgcatttatttgttcaaaaataccgtaaaaactgtaaaaatgtgaaataatattctaatctaaaacagctgttttctgtgtgaatctgtgttaaagtgtaatttatttctgtgatgctccgctgtattttagcatcattcctccagtcttcagtgtcacatgatcttcagaaatctgtGATGGGATGCAGAAATCTGATCTTGTTTACATGTGTGCAGTTATATCTGTGTCAGATGAGTAAAAactaaaaaagcaaaacaaaacggcACTAAACATGCCTCTAACACATTGATATGATTATTGTTGGGTTGTGCCTCACACTAAAGCTCATAATGATTATCATCTGATGAAGAAGAGCGCGGCAgacacacctgtgtgtgtgtgtgtgtgtgtgtgttcagagagAATAAATAAAGGCATGTCAGAGATACTCTCTAGGGTTGGTTTCAGACGACGTGCCACACCTGAGCAGCTCGAGTTGCTTCACATTTCATCAGCGTGCGGCGGTTTGGCTGCGTCTGTGTTTCCTGCAGCCGCCCGAGCCGTTAGACTCACAGACAGCACGGCTGTGTTTGCTTCAGTGGCGTCCGAGCCGTTCCTCTGGTCCTCTGTCTGCTGCGGTGCGTCTGCGTCTGCGTCTGCAGGACTGAGCTCGGACGGAGGAGACGGAGGCTCTGGAGACATCGGATCATCTTCTACAGGATCCTCCAGCAGCGGAAGAGAGTCCACCTCGTTCAGGATGTTTCTGGAAACCACTGAAATCAGAAACACCGCATCTTACAGAAGTCTTACGAGTAGAGCACAATGATGTGTGATATCAGAGCACTGGATGGGGGTCAGGTGCCAAGAGTTCGGAATTCTAAACCTATTTAACTATTTACCCTATCACAAACAAGCATTACAAACTACTTCCAAGTTACCACTGACTTCCACACTATTTCTCTCCATTCTATACAAGTCCAGTTTGTTTCTCAACACTGTTCCTCTGCGCTCCACAGGAGACACTTCAGCTGTCGTGCATGTGTGAGTAATGATGTGTGCGTCTCACCGGCGGCCGGAGCGTAACTGTCCTCCACAGACGGCGAGCGGCTGAACGGACTGTAACTGGGGAGGATGAGCAGAGCCAGAGAGAAGATGAGGATCTGTGAGGAGGAAGAGCACACTCGTCAGATCACCGTCTGAACTCTGTATTAATGATCTGAGCAGACAGAGATGGACCGGACCATGATGCACGTGCTCGTCTGAGCCGCTTTGGTGGCCGTCTGCTTGATCAAAGCCTGCAGTCTGTGCAGCTGAGCCATAAgagacctgaaacacacacacacacacacactacatgagTTCTGGAGGATTCGTCACATTAGAGGATGATAATGAGGAACATGATTACACTTCACCGAGTGAAACTTTCTCACTAAATatgatgcatttcactctgttatCACTTGTCTTGGATTCTCCCTTAAACAGCAGAAGACTTCAAAAACATGATTCCTGTCTGAATCTGACCAGTTCTCAGTCCACATCTttgacattatttaatttttaatcctGATTCCAAGGTCAGAATTATGATCCAGAAACAGAAGAAAATGCAAACATGAGCTTGTTTTCTGATTTTACTGCAtcctttttctaaaaaaataaaataaaattcacagattttcagaaaaatcttatttttgcATTAATTTGAGAATTCACCTTCCAAGACTGTATATGAAATGGCACTTTTTGAATACTATTTGTAATTAAAAGCCacatttttgacatttgactgctttagttattttgataAGTGCATGTTAAGCtgatatattcatattattttaaatgcacatatatatatatatatggatcagcatttttttaaactcGGCATCATCAGATGAGCTCATATCAGCAGGAGTGATGCAGGGCTAATGTTGTTCACTCACATGTTGTGCTTCTCCAGCTGCTCCACAGTTCTCTGCAGCTCTTTATTCTGAGCTGAACACGTCACcaccctaaaacacacacacacacacacacagagagagacacacacacacacacacacacacacagagagagacacacacacacacacacacagagagagagacacacacacacacacacagagagagacacacacacacgcacacacacgcacgcacacgcagacacacatgcagacacacacgcacacgcacacacacgcacacacacgcagacacacacgcacacgcacgcacacacgcagacacacacacacacgcacgcacacgcacacacacacgcacacacacacgcagacacacacgcagacacacacgcgcacacacacacgcacacacacacgcagacacacacgcacacacacacgcacacacacacacgcacgcacacgcacgcacacgcacgcacgcacacgcacgcagacacacacgcagacacacacgcacgcagacacacacgcagacacacacgcagacacacacgcacgcacacacgcagacacacacgcagacacacacacgcagacacacgcagacacacacgcagacacacacacacagacacacacgcagacacacacgcacacacacacgcacacacacacgcagacacacacgcagacacacacgcgcacacacacacgcacacacacacgcacgcacacacacacgcagacacacacgcacacacacacacgcacacacacacacgcacacacacacacgcacacacgcacacacacacgcacacacacacgcagacacacacgcagacacacgcagacacacgcagacacacacgcacacacacacgcacacacacacgcacacacacacgcacacacacacgcagacacacacgcagacacacacgcagacacacgcacgcacacgcacgcacacacacgcacacacacacgcagacacacacgcagacacacacgcagacacacacgcagacacacacgcacgcacacacgcacgcagacacgcagacacacacgcacacacacacgcacacacacacgcacacacacacgcacgcacacgcacgcacacacacacacgcagacacacacgcagacacacacgcagacacacacgcagacacacacgcacacacacacgcacacacacgcacgcacacgcacgcacacgcacacacacacgcacacacacacgcagacacacacgcagacacacacgcacacgcacacgcacacacacacgcagacacacacgcagacacacacgcagacacacacgcagacacgcacgcacacacgcagacacacacgcagacacacacgcacgcacacgcacgcacacgcacacacacacacgcagacacacacgcagacacacacgcagacacacacgcagacacacacgcacacacacgcacgcacacgcacgcacacacacgcacacacacgcacacacacgcacgcagacacacgcacgcacacacgcacgcacacacgcacgcacacacacacgcagacacacgcagacacacgcacacgcacacacacacgcagacacacacgcagacacacacgcacacgcacacgcacacgcagacacgcacacacacacgcagacacacacgcacacacacacgcacacacacacgcacacacacacgcagacacacacgcagacacacacgcagacacacacgcagacacgcagacacacacgcacacacacacgcacacacacacacacgcagacacacacgcagacacacacgcagacacacacgcagacacacacgcagacacacacgcagacacacacgcagacacacacacacacacgcagacacacacgcagacacacacgcagacacacacgcacacacacacgcagacacacagacagagagttcAGCTCTAACTACAGCCCTATTCGTACAGTAATTCTTCctataaaaacatctaaaaacatGTAAAGATAAATTTGCATGTTAAAAGGATTTACAAATACAACTTCTGCATCAATTCCATCTAGTGAAGAGGATGTGGATTCGGACGGCAATTAAATGATCGCACGACCTTGGTGTATGTCAAGATTGCTGGGAGAAAATGTTGCACATGTTGAAATGAGCTCACAGCCCCACGAGAAACAGTGCAGTCATTCATAACTCTTGAACATCTGTAATCTGACCACTGCCATGCAAACACACGCCTCTGTGACATCAGTCGGAGAGGAAACACAAACATTAAGACTCAGACGTGTATTAGGGACGGGAACGGGAGTCACGTCGTCTCACCTGCTCTCCAGACCGTCAATATACTCCTTCTTCCTCCTGCGACTGTCCTGAGCCGAGAGTTTATTCCGGATCTTCCGTCTCACTTTCTTCAGGATTCTCTCCTCAGTCTG from Carassius carassius unplaced genomic scaffold, fCarCar2.1 SCAFFOLD_75, whole genome shotgun sequence carries:
- the creb3l4 gene encoding cyclic AMP-responsive element-binding protein 3-like protein 4; the encoded protein is MREADIVSGDVKSTERDAEEVLESGLLLDESCSGILYAGHTEEWSVEPRSSLNDSESEEVLNAINPNEMYTSAVCESDSGLSEDQSSDGAHEQNPGNTVYQVVYDISSVGGVSEQQTPHMDVISIELDEWSSQMLLEDSCVVNELVSSVRMENVSAHDVQSFQNPNGFLVYPELQLTEEEQKLLDQEGVSLPNNLPLTKTEERILKKVRRKIRNKLSAQDSRRRKKEYIDGLESRVVTCSAQNKELQRTVEQLEKHNMSLMAQLHRLQALIKQTATKAAQTSTCIMILIFSLALLILPSYSPFSRSPSVEDSYAPAAVVSRNILNEVDSLPLLEDPVEDDPMSPEPPSPPSELSPADADADAPQQTEDQRNGSDATEANTAVLSVSLTARAAAGNTDAAKPPHADEM